The Rutidosis leptorrhynchoides isolate AG116_Rl617_1_P2 unplaced genomic scaffold, CSIRO_AGI_Rlap_v1 contig132, whole genome shotgun sequence genome includes a window with the following:
- the LOC139881225 gene encoding mRNA-capping enzyme subunit alpha-like, which translates to MTWNLSGYVRRKDFWLLSTVNKLLKEFIPKLSHEADGLIFQGWDDPYVPRTHQGLLKWKYASMNSVDFLFEIDANGRHLLYLYERGKKKLMDGDRVVFKDEEDPSVYSEKIIECAWNKEEEIWKYMRIRPDKNTPNDINTFRKVMRSIRDNITEEVLLNEINEIIRLPMYADRIRSDSKMLVRRRYGTLARDHTDRRIGAWSGRFGRQDSALQAEAIAILKSIDMAIDLNLRRYHIGRGLSKLYQRVELFTAEF; encoded by the exons ATGACTTGGAACCTTTCAGGGTAT GTGAGGAGAAAGGACTTCTGGCTACTCTCTactgtcaacaaacttttgaaagaaTTTATTCCAAAGCTTTCACATGAGGCAGATGGCCTTATATTCCAG GGTTGGGATGATCCATATGTTCCTCGCACACATCAAGGTCTTCTGAAGTGGAAATACGCCTCCATGAATTCAGTCGACTTTTTATTTGAG ATTGATGCCAATGGCCGTCATCTACTGTATCTGTATGAACGTGGCAAAAAGAAGTTGATGGATGGGGATAGGGTTGTATTTAAAG ATGAGGAGGATCCTTCTGTTTACTCTGAGAAGATCATCGAGTGTGCTTGGAATAAGGAAGAAGAGATATGGAAATATATGAGGATCAGGCCAGATAAGAATACTCCAAATGATATCAATACCTTCAGAAAG GTGATGAGAAGTATTAGAGACAATATAACAGAGGAAGTGTTGTTGAACGAGATAAATGAGATCATTCGTCTACCGATGTATGCTGATAGGATAAGGAGTGATAGTAAGATGCTTGTAAGACGTAG ATATGGAACACTTGCAAGGGATCATACTGATCGACGTATTGGAGCATGGTCAGGCAGGTTTGGAAGGCAGGATTCGGCTTTACAAGCAGAAGCTATTGCGATTTTGAAAAGTATTGATATGGCTATTGATCTGAACCTGAGGAGATATCATATTGGAAGGGGACTATCAAAGCTTTATCAAAGAGTTGAGTTGTTCACAGCAGAGTTTTAG
- the LOC139881218 gene encoding uncharacterized protein, which translates to MLVAMDLNASPLPEEDEDNYQGQVEDYTEPDYSPPEDRVESSVETSRREREERKRRLKRERQDDRAAHGYQSPANDYNYQAKHFRTYDKSKLPPGWLNCPPFGQDINYIIPSKVPLSDSLNDNVPPGKRYSFKQVTRQQGALGRKLGLVIDLTNTTRYYGVHDLPKDVKYVKIKCQGRDAVPDNLSVNKFVYEVIQFLTRQRQPQKRHILVHCTHGHNRTGFMIVHYLMRSSSIPVAQAIKRFADARPPGIYKPDYIDALYTFYHEKKAELTVCPSTPEWKRSTDLDLNGEAVPDEDDDGGSAVTIQKNLPIDVTLTNDDILGDEIPSDQLDAMRQFCYQVLKMNFGGRGNMQFPGSHPVSLNRKNLQLLRQRYYYATWKADGTRYMMLITMDGCYLVDRSFNFRRVQMRFPCRNTNEGLLTHHYTLLDGEMVIDTVPDSQKQERRYLIYDMMAFNCMSLIEVRFEMVFL; encoded by the exons ATGTTGGTTGCCATGGACTTGAATGCTTCACCATTACCTGAGGAAGATGAAGACAATTATCAAGGACAAGTTGAGGACTACACTGAACCAGATTACAGTCCACCAGAAGACCGAGTGGAGTCATCTGTTGAAACCTCACGTCGG GAACGTGAAGAAAGAAAAAGGAGACTGAAAAGAGAACGCCAGGATGACAGAGCAGCGCATGGATATCAGTCTCCTGCAAACGATTATAACTATCAAGCTAAACATTTTAGAACATATGATAAATCAAAACTGCCCCCTG GCTGGTTGAATTGTCCTCCTTTTGGTCAGGATATAAACTACATCATTCCATCTAAGGTTCCACTTAGCGATTCTCTCAATGACAATGTTCCTCCTGGCAAGAGATACTCTTTTAAGCAAGTGACTCGTCAGCAAGGAGCCTTAGGGAGAAAA CTTGGGTTGGTGATTGATTTGACGAACACTACTCGTTACTATGGAGTGCATGATCTGCCTAAAGATGTTAAGTATGTTAAG ATTAAGTGCCAGGGTCGAGATGCTGTGCCTGATAATCTTTCTGTAAATAAATTCGTTTATGAG GTTATACAGTTTTTAACCCGCCAAAGGCAGCCACAAAAAAGACATATTCTAGTCCATTGCACACATGGGCATAATCGCACGGGGTTTATGATAGTTCATTATCTGATGCGTTCTTCATCGATTCCAGTCGCACAG GCAATAAAAAGATTTGCAGATGCGCGTCCTCCTGGAATTTACAAACCAGATTACATCGATGCTTTGTatacattctatcatgaaaaaaaGGCGGAATTGACTGTCTGCCCTTCGACTCCCGAGTGGAAGAGATCTACTGACCTGGATCTAAATGGTGAAGCAGTACCGGATGAAGATGACGATGGAGGGTCAGCTGTGacaatacaa AAGAATCTCCCGATTGATGTAACATTGAcaaatgatgatattttgggagatGAAATTCCTTCGGACCAGTTAGATGCAATGCGGCAATTCTGCTATCAAGTATTAAAGATGAACTTCGGG GGAAGAGGAAACATGCAATTCCCAGGGTCTCATCCAGTTTCTCTTAACA GGAAAAATTTGCAACTGCTGAGGCAAAGATATTATTATGCAACTTGGAAAGCGGATGGAACTCGATATATGATGCTAATCACCATGGATGGATGCTATTTAGTTGATAGAAGCTTCAACTTTCGAAGGGTGCAGATGAGGTTTCCTTGTAGAAACACTAATGAG GGGTTATTAACTCATCACTACACGTTACTTGATGGTGAGATGGTTATAGACACTGTGCCAGATTCGCAAAAGCAGGAAAGGAGATACCTCATCTATGATATGATGGCATTTAATTGCATGTCTCTAATAGAGGTTAGATTTGAAATGGTCTTTCTTTGA